The genomic interval CGTTTTACAATCCcccaattttattgaaaatacttAAGGAACTAAGCAGCATAAATACAGTTttgtaaatttctttaaaataataacatgcctaaataaaataagtgatttaagCCAGTCATTCTTCAACAAGCTAATTTTAACGCTATTGAAGTTTTTGGATGCTTCAGGAACGGCCATATTTCTGATAAGATaacaataataaatcaataaatataaaatatttattcataaaataaatgaaaaacatcCAGAAAAGATTCAACAATCAGTAAACAAAGAACGGCAATTAAACATAGACATACATATACTTGAATAATGAAaagtattataaaaatattcatagGGAAAATTAtcatatcatgtgatataagtgGATGAGCGTGTAGTTTTCATTGATGGAATACCAGTTTCAAACCGATGGAATGTTTCAACAAGTCAGTTTTTGGTAAGATAAAAGTcgtggtcgccgtggtgtaatggatatggtgtccgcctagcgaccgggaggtcacgggttcgatccccaccatgggagcgttctttagatctccccaaaagacaccaagtactggttctaggcccaggaaacggactcgagagcatttatataagccttaggctttcgatgcaatcgagctaaaataaataggtttaagtaGTTGTAATTTTAACATTGTGAACAAAATATTCGtcgaaagaaaaaacaaacaaaagcctTTTACAACTTAAAACGTAggtaataaatgttaaataatataacgCAATGCAagttattaacaaataaaagcataataatatttataataaaaaacacaagttctatatatacaaacatacacCTAAGTTATACACATTTTGTTCTCTTTTTCAAATATGTACACCTCATTGTTACGCGTTATCATTTAGAATTGATAAATTGCGTTTACCGGTTTCAATAGTATTGTTATAATGTGTTCTCTTATAACCTGTAAACAGCTAATATCCAATACTTTACACCTGTTTGCACCGATAAAATGCAAACACTTTCCAGAGTCCAACATGAGAGTTATTTGTAACACCCTCTATCGGTTAAATGTTTCAAACGTACATATGTTCACTTTATCTCATACTTGAAGCTCTTTGGTACTTATCTTAGCGCTTTTGGAACTTTTCGTGCTTTTATTACTCTTCTGGGAatccgtttttttttcataaatcgGTTTTCGAAAGCGAAAATCACGTTTACGGCAAACAAATAATTTCTTAATTAACACTATACAGCGACGTCTGAAACTGAGGTTAAGGAAACTGTATATAATTGGATTTATCGCATTGTTGATGAAGTAAAACTTGGAGAACAGTTTACTTATAACTTGCTCGGCGAGAGTCTGATTCTTTTCCAGATCCTTTATGGAGGACCTGCATATCATGACGATGATTCCAGGAAGATAGCTGATGACAAACACAACAGTGACCGCAAACAGGACAATGGTGGTGCGACTAACCCGAAACTTTGTCATCGCCTCCGCGAGGCACTGCAGAGTCGGCCGGAAGGACACCCTGGTCGCCATGTCCTGCGAGTCTTCGTCGCTGTACTCAGAGCAGTACCGGACCACTCTTAGTTTCTTTGTCTTCTGGTCATTCGCCAAGGTGTTTTGCATCGGAATTTCCTCCCTGCTCGGTCTCTTTACCTGATCTCCAATCACCAGCTTTTTCCTGCGTTTTATTTCAACCCAGATACGAATGTACAAGCCAGATAAGATCAGGACTGTTGTAACAAAGACCAGTCCGAGCATGAGATAATAGATTTTGGAAAACGCTTGTTTTCTATACGCCTCCTCTATCGAGCAGTCGTATCCTTGGACACGGCCGTCTGGCGTATGCGTTCGGGAAATCCCGTACAAAATGAGTGCTGGAATTGATATCACCACAGCTGCTAGCCCGGCGACAAAGCACATGATCTTTATCTTGTAAAGTTCAATTAACACCAATGGTCTGCAGATTTTGAAGTACCGGTCGAATGCAATTTCAACAAGGATAATAGCAGATCCGTAAACAACAACTGCTTCAGTG from Dreissena polymorpha isolate Duluth1 chromosome 1, UMN_Dpol_1.0, whole genome shotgun sequence carries:
- the LOC127858704 gene encoding neuropeptide S receptor-like — encoded protein: MNSFDWNHTDDTSSMPPETSTLSPSEEAALLEQYNQEQAIRYLPVFVFLIIILVIGTIGNSLVLFVYCKMFRKTSSNYFIVAMAIFDLLACVIGLPTELYDLRYSLTFYSGAICKIFRYTEAVVVYGSAIILVEIAFDRYFKICRPLVLIELYKIKIMCFVAGLAAVVISIPALILYGISRTHTPDGRVQGYDCSIEEAYRKQAFSKIYYLMLGLVFVTTVLILSGLYIRIWVEIKRRKKLVIGDQVKRPSREEIPMQNTLANDQKTKKLRVVRYCSEYSDEDSQDMATRVSFRPTLQCLAEAMTKFRVSRTTIVLFAVTVVFVISYLPGIIVMICRSSIKDLEKNQTLAEQVISKLFSKFYFINNAINPIIYSFLNLSFRRRCIVLIKKLFVCRKRDFRFRKPIYEKKTDSQKSNKSTKSSKSAKISTKELQV